From Pongo pygmaeus isolate AG05252 chromosome 2, NHGRI_mPonPyg2-v2.0_pri, whole genome shotgun sequence, a single genomic window includes:
- the LOC129032421 gene encoding uncharacterized LOC128031834 homolog — protein MLLGGCWGPPTGSAIGGAGGRGAAGDTAAAAGLDRATAATVAATNSPLPLFPCSSFFLLFSFLAGPRPLSLTAASILRKGMTSWHRRENRVQAQKLFPHHHLLKN, from the exons ATGCTCCTCGGCGGTTGCTGGGGTCCGCCTACGGGCTCTGCCATAGGCGGTGCAGGCGGACGGGGCGCGGCGGGGGACACGGCGGCCGCCGCGGGGCTCGATCGGGCAACGGCGGCGACGGTGGCAGCGACGAATTCTCCTCTTCCCTTATTCCCttgctcctctttcttccttctcttttcttttctggccGGGCCTCGTCCACTTTCCCTAACGGCGGCCTCGATCCTACG TAAAGGCATGACTTCCTGGCACCGCAGGGAAAATCGGGTGCAAGCCCAGAAACTATTTCCCCACCACCACTTGTTGAAAAACTGA
- the CGGBP1 gene encoding CGG triplet repeat-binding protein 1, translating into MERFVVTAPPARNRSKTALYVTPLDRVTEFGGELHEDGGKLFCTSCNVVLNHVRKSAISDHLKSKTHTKRKAEFEEQNVRKKQRPLTASLQCNSTAQTEKVSVIQDFVKMCLEANIPLEKADHPAVRAFLSRHVKNGGSIPKSDQLRRAYLPDGYENENQLLNSQDC; encoded by the coding sequence ATGGAGCGATTTGTAGTAACAGCACCACCTGCTCGAAACCGTTCTAAGACTGCTTTGTATGTGACTCCCCTGGATCGAGTCACTGAGTTTGGAGGTGAGCTGCACGAAGATGGAGGAAAACTCTTCTGCACTTCTTGCAATGTGGTTCTGAATCATGTTCGCAAGTCTGCCATTAGTGACCACCTCAAGTCAAAGACTCATACCAAGAGGAAGGCAGAATTTGAAGAGCAGAATGTGAGAAAGAAGCAGAGGCCCCTAACTGCATCTCTTCAGTGCAACAGTACTGCGCAAACAGAGAAAGTCAGTGTTATCCAGGACTTTGTGAAAATGTGCCTGGAAGCCAACATCCCGCTTGAGAAGGCTGATCACCCAGCAGTCCGTGCTTTCCTATCTCGCCATGTGAAGAATGGAGGCTCCATACCTAAGTCAGACCAGCTACGGAGGGCATATCTTCCTGATGGATATGAGAATGAGAATCAACTCCTCAACTCACAAGATTGTTGA